In Streptomyces sp. NBC_01439, the following are encoded in one genomic region:
- a CDS encoding SHOCT domain-containing protein produces MDDYPLLNFFWTMLWFFVWVMWFFLLFKVITDIFRDHTLGGWGKAGWLILVLVLPFIGIFVYLIARGRSMHERDRKQAEDQQAAFRAYVQQTAGAGSGSADELHKLSALKDKGDITQEEFDRAKAKILA; encoded by the coding sequence ATGGACGACTACCCGCTTCTCAACTTCTTCTGGACGATGCTGTGGTTCTTCGTGTGGGTCATGTGGTTCTTCCTCCTCTTCAAGGTCATCACGGACATCTTCCGTGACCACACCCTTGGCGGCTGGGGGAAGGCGGGCTGGCTCATCCTGGTGCTGGTGCTGCCGTTCATCGGCATCTTCGTGTACCTGATCGCCCGTGGGCGCAGCATGCACGAACGGGACCGCAAGCAGGCCGAGGACCAGCAGGCGGCCTTCCGTGCGTACGTGCAGCAGACGGCCGGCGCCGGGTCGGGCTCGGCGGACGAGCTGCACAAACTCTCCGCCCTCAAGGACAAGGGCGACATCACCCAGGAGGAATTCGACCGGGCCAAGGCCAAGATCCTGGCCTGA
- a CDS encoding MFS transporter, with protein sequence MPTTATTPSPSAPPARSRRLALGVLATGMLMTILDGSIVTVAMPAIQGDLGFTPVGLSWVVNAYLIAFGSLLLLAGRLGDLIGRKRMFLAGTAVFTAASLLAGLATSPEVLIAARFLQGAGSAMASAVSLGILVTLFAEPRERAGAIGVFSFTGAAGASIGQVLGGVLTDALTWNWIFFINLPIGIAVLLVALPALPGDRGLGLRAGADALGALLVTSGLMLGIYTVVKIQTYGATSARTLGFGTLALALLAGFLVRQATARNPLVPLRVFRSRSVLGANLVQMLMVAALFSFQILVALYLQNVLGYSASGTGLAMLPAAAVIGLVSLTVSARLNSRFGERKVLLAGLVLLVGVLGLLTRVPGRAEEADYLTDLLPVMLLAAGFGLALPALTSLAMSGAKESDAGLASGLFNTTQQIGMALGVAVLSTLAASRTEFLTAAGAPVPEALTGGYHLAFAVGAALILAALGIAATVLRRPKSTPRPVTAELRTPLATR encoded by the coding sequence GTGCCCACCACCGCCACCACCCCCTCCCCTTCCGCTCCCCCCGCGCGTTCGCGCCGGCTCGCCCTCGGCGTGTTGGCCACCGGAATGCTGATGACGATCCTCGACGGCAGCATCGTCACGGTCGCGATGCCGGCCATCCAGGGCGACCTCGGCTTCACCCCGGTCGGGCTGAGCTGGGTCGTCAACGCCTATCTCATCGCCTTCGGTTCGCTGCTCCTGCTCGCCGGCCGCCTCGGCGACCTGATCGGCCGCAAGCGGATGTTCCTGGCTGGTACCGCGGTGTTCACCGCCGCCTCGCTGCTGGCCGGGCTCGCCACCTCGCCCGAGGTCCTGATCGCGGCCCGGTTCCTGCAGGGCGCCGGTAGCGCGATGGCCTCCGCCGTCAGCCTCGGCATCCTCGTCACCCTCTTCGCGGAGCCGCGCGAACGAGCCGGAGCCATCGGGGTGTTCAGCTTCACTGGCGCCGCCGGCGCCTCGATCGGCCAGGTCCTCGGTGGTGTCCTCACCGACGCACTGACCTGGAACTGGATCTTCTTCATCAACCTGCCCATCGGCATCGCGGTGCTCCTCGTCGCCCTCCCGGCCCTGCCCGGCGACCGGGGGCTGGGCCTGCGGGCGGGCGCGGACGCCCTCGGCGCGCTGCTCGTCACGTCCGGTCTGATGCTCGGTATCTACACGGTCGTCAAGATCCAGACCTACGGGGCGACTTCGGCCCGCACCCTCGGGTTCGGCACCCTCGCGCTCGCCCTGCTCGCCGGCTTCCTCGTCCGCCAGGCCACGGCCCGCAACCCGCTCGTGCCGCTGCGCGTCTTCCGCTCGCGCAGCGTCCTCGGCGCCAACCTGGTCCAGATGCTGATGGTCGCCGCGCTGTTCTCCTTCCAGATCCTCGTCGCGCTCTACCTGCAGAACGTGCTCGGATACTCGGCGTCCGGGACCGGTCTCGCGATGCTGCCGGCCGCCGCCGTGATCGGACTGGTCTCGCTCACCGTCTCGGCCCGTCTGAACTCCCGCTTCGGCGAGCGCAAGGTCCTGTTGGCCGGTCTGGTCCTGCTGGTCGGCGTACTCGGTCTGCTGACGCGCGTACCCGGTCGGGCCGAAGAGGCGGACTACCTCACCGACCTGCTCCCCGTGATGCTGCTGGCCGCCGGCTTCGGCCTCGCCCTCCCCGCGCTCACCTCGCTGGCCATGTCCGGCGCGAAGGAGTCCGACGCGGGCCTGGCCTCCGGGCTCTTCAACACCACCCAGCAGATCGGCATGGCGTTGGGCGTCGCGGTCCTCTCCACCCTGGCCGCCTCCCGCACGGAGTTCCTCACCGCGGCGGGTGCTCCCGTCCCCGAGGCGCTGACCGGCGGCTACCACCTGGCCTTCGCGGTCGGCGCCGCGCTGATCCTGGCCGCCCTCGGCATCGCGGCCACCGTCCTGCGTCGCCCGAAGAGCACCCCGCGGCCGGTCACGGCCGAGCTGCGGACCCCTCTGGCGACCCGGTGA
- a CDS encoding MarR family winged helix-turn-helix transcriptional regulator: MTAMAPTRTEPDLSFLLDHTSHVLRTQMSARLGEIGLTPRMHCVLVHALEGERTQAQLAEIGDMDKTTMVVTVDALEKAGLAERRPSSTDRRARVIAVTEEGAKVAKESQKIVDQVHQGALGALPEDEREVLLRALNRLVTGHLETPVEGSRPARRARQKG, translated from the coding sequence ATGACGGCCATGGCACCCACGCGCACCGAACCGGACCTGTCCTTCCTCCTGGACCACACCAGTCACGTGCTGCGCACGCAGATGAGCGCGCGGCTCGGCGAGATCGGACTCACCCCGCGGATGCACTGCGTGCTCGTCCACGCCCTGGAGGGGGAGCGCACCCAGGCGCAGCTCGCCGAGATCGGCGACATGGACAAGACCACGATGGTGGTCACCGTCGACGCGCTGGAGAAGGCCGGTCTCGCCGAGCGCCGGCCCTCCAGCACCGACCGCCGGGCCCGGGTCATCGCGGTGACCGAGGAGGGGGCGAAGGTCGCGAAGGAGAGCCAGAAGATCGTCGACCAGGTCCACCAGGGCGCGCTCGGCGCTCTGCCCGAGGATGAGCGCGAAGTGCTGCTCCGGGCGTTGAACCGCCTGGTCACGGGGCATCTGGAGACTCCCGTCGAGGGTTCACGGCCGGCCCGGCGGGCGCGCCAGAAGGGGTAG
- a CDS encoding NAD(P)H-binding protein has product MTILITGARGKVGRAVIDRLHSAGLPVRAASARPAELTVPAGIETAELALDRPETFAAALRGVRQVFLYPEPAGIHDLIKAAEAAGVEHVVLLSSSSVLAPDAEDDPLASHSLKVERALADSGLTCTFLRPDAFASNSLGWAWPVGRSMPVQLAYPDAQIAPIHPEDIADIAALALTGDSLTGRALTLTGSESLSFREQLAVLSQTLGRTVPVERITRAEAEEQMGRHMPAPMASSLLDLWEAADHGPAVIGETTETLLGVPARTYRQWARENADAFTGH; this is encoded by the coding sequence GTGACCATCCTCATCACCGGTGCGCGCGGCAAGGTCGGCCGGGCCGTCATCGACCGCCTGCACTCCGCCGGTCTCCCCGTCCGGGCCGCGAGCGCCCGCCCCGCCGAACTGACCGTCCCGGCCGGCATCGAGACCGCCGAGCTCGCCCTGGACCGGCCGGAAACCTTCGCCGCCGCGCTCCGCGGCGTCCGCCAGGTCTTCCTCTATCCGGAGCCCGCCGGTATCCACGACCTGATCAAGGCCGCCGAGGCCGCCGGGGTCGAGCACGTCGTCCTGCTCTCCTCGTCCTCGGTGCTCGCCCCGGACGCCGAGGACGATCCGCTCGCGAGCCACAGCCTGAAGGTCGAGCGCGCCCTCGCAGACTCCGGTCTGACCTGCACGTTCCTGCGCCCTGATGCCTTCGCCAGCAACTCGCTGGGCTGGGCCTGGCCCGTCGGCCGGTCGATGCCGGTCCAGCTCGCCTACCCGGACGCGCAGATCGCACCCATCCACCCCGAGGACATCGCCGACATCGCCGCCCTGGCCCTGACCGGGGACTCCCTCACCGGCCGGGCACTCACCCTGACCGGCTCCGAGTCGCTCTCCTTCCGCGAGCAGCTCGCCGTCCTCTCGCAGACCCTCGGCCGTACGGTCCCGGTCGAACGCATCACCCGCGCCGAGGCGGAGGAGCAGATGGGCCGGCACATGCCCGCCCCGATGGCGTCCTCCCTGCTCGACCTGTGGGAGGCGGCCGACCACGGCCCCGCCGTCATCGGCGAGACCACCGAGACCCTGCTCGGCGTACCCGCCCGCACCTACCGGCAGTGGGCCCGCGAGAACGCGGACGCCTTCACCGGCCACTGA
- a CDS encoding VOC family protein, producing the protein MDISIHMSTLPQDDPDAAVAFYRDVLGFEVRSDVGQGKMRWITVGPADQPGTSILLAPPAVDPGVTEAERRTIAEMMAKGTYGWILLATKNLDSTFEKIQAGDAEVVQEPTEQPYGVRDCAFRDPAGNLIRIQELR; encoded by the coding sequence ATGGACATCAGCATTCACATGAGCACCCTCCCGCAGGACGACCCGGACGCCGCCGTGGCCTTCTACCGCGACGTCCTCGGCTTCGAGGTCCGCAGCGACGTCGGCCAGGGCAAGATGCGCTGGATCACGGTCGGCCCCGCCGACCAGCCCGGCACCTCCATCCTCCTCGCCCCGCCGGCCGTCGACCCCGGTGTCACCGAGGCGGAGCGCCGCACCATCGCCGAGATGATGGCGAAGGGCACCTACGGCTGGATCCTCCTCGCCACCAAGAACCTCGACAGCACCTTCGAGAAGATCCAGGCCGGCGATGCCGAGGTCGTCCAGGAGCCGACCGAGCAGCCCTACGGCGTCCGCGACTGCGCCTTCCGCGACCCCGCGGGCAACCTGATCCGCATCCAAGAACTCCGCTGA
- a CDS encoding helix-turn-helix transcriptional regulator: protein MCRPAWRQALIEASHLKDLARLRRVRDRIDREHARPLDVEELARAVDMAAGLLGRQFRLVYGASPYAYLTARRIQRATALLRAGDLGVAEVRRAVGCPTPGIFTTRFTELVGVAPDAYPRAARPPAEPAEPAEPVRIREASAPTAHLAWCS from the coding sequence ATGTGTCGTCCAGCGTGGAGACAGGCACTGATCGAGGCGTCGCACCTGAAGGACCTGGCGCGGCTGCGCCGCGTCCGGGACCGGATCGACCGGGAGCACGCCCGCCCACTGGACGTCGAGGAACTCGCCCGCGCCGTGGACATGGCGGCCGGGCTCCTCGGCCGCCAGTTCCGGCTCGTGTACGGCGCGTCCCCGTACGCCTACCTGACGGCGCGCCGCATCCAGCGCGCGACGGCCCTGCTGCGCGCTGGCGACCTCGGCGTCGCCGAGGTCCGCCGCGCGGTGGGCTGCCCGACGCCGGGCATCTTCACCACCCGCTTCACCGAGCTGGTCGGCGTGGCGCCCGACGCGTATCCGCGCGCCGCCCGACCGCCGGCCGAACCCGCCGAACCCGCCGAACCGGTCAGGATTCGAGAAGCGTCCGCCCCCACCGCACACCTAGCGTGGTGTTCATGA
- a CDS encoding galactose oxidase early set domain-containing protein produces the protein MSRIKRRSARRSAPRAARYAARRAAISVLAATAALVTAVPAAAHDGSARPEEKAALGTEHAQEHTKVREQILKLGGYSQLARIDSLNSLTRSQADVNARFHPKAFGQFAEYFQSPDFAAHIAMLPTGKVLLFSFERMETDPTEEPAPTNTLGKANAGRAFLWDPRRGTGAAAFTKVTPPELVVPDGTGEKRPAPFFCAGHAFLPNGMVGVFGGNLGYGGGAGAKLSLVFDPWTESWSVNKDMEVGRWYPSVAAAPDGRLLIMSGHTDQGWGTSTSVIERFPAKSHPVPFEKTLIPKDVPTDTLRVDAPFGTDSDYPHLFTLRDGKVYGLGRHATKQWAFDPVAETRTDLPARPDGVHRGYGSAVPLPAGVRGPDSVLVLGGDRDDPNTYRLTSGGDWEKQQPRAFGRTQDDTLLLPDASLLTVNGAYGIRDYGNGDYNPKSDLKYRQIETRNALGEWKLGPAQRLPRGYHSNAVVLPDGRVMVTGDELQQLANDPKIDDDMNGSIEIFEPSYLHQGARPALDRAPDGPLRYDTAFTVGTSTPDQVKKAVLLAPTTATHSLNTSQRHLELAIVKRQGNSLRLQAPPSANDVPPGYYMLFLLDENGVPSAAKWVSFR, from the coding sequence ATGTCACGTATCAAGCGCCGATCCGCGCGACGATCAGCTCCCCGAGCCGCCCGCTACGCTGCCCGTCGGGCCGCGATCTCCGTGCTCGCTGCCACCGCCGCCCTGGTCACCGCCGTCCCGGCAGCCGCGCACGACGGTTCGGCCCGCCCCGAGGAGAAAGCGGCCCTCGGCACCGAACACGCCCAGGAGCATACGAAGGTCCGCGAGCAGATCCTCAAGCTGGGCGGGTACTCCCAGCTCGCCCGGATCGACAGCCTGAACTCACTGACCCGGTCCCAGGCCGACGTGAACGCCCGCTTCCACCCCAAGGCGTTCGGTCAGTTCGCCGAGTACTTCCAGTCCCCGGACTTCGCCGCCCACATCGCCATGCTCCCGACCGGCAAGGTGCTGCTCTTCTCCTTCGAGCGCATGGAGACCGACCCGACCGAGGAGCCCGCACCGACCAACACCCTCGGCAAGGCCAACGCCGGCCGCGCCTTCCTGTGGGACCCGCGCCGCGGCACCGGCGCGGCCGCCTTCACGAAGGTCACCCCGCCCGAGCTGGTCGTGCCGGACGGCACGGGCGAGAAGCGCCCGGCGCCCTTCTTCTGCGCCGGACACGCCTTCCTGCCCAACGGCATGGTCGGTGTCTTCGGCGGCAACCTCGGCTACGGCGGCGGCGCCGGCGCCAAGCTGTCGCTGGTCTTCGACCCGTGGACCGAGAGCTGGTCCGTGAACAAGGACATGGAGGTCGGCCGCTGGTACCCCTCCGTGGCCGCCGCCCCCGACGGCCGCCTGCTGATCATGTCCGGCCACACCGATCAGGGCTGGGGCACCTCCACCTCCGTGATCGAGCGCTTCCCCGCCAAGAGCCACCCCGTTCCCTTCGAGAAGACCCTGATCCCCAAGGACGTCCCGACGGACACCCTGCGCGTGGACGCGCCCTTCGGTACCGACAGCGACTACCCGCACCTGTTCACCCTGCGCGACGGCAAGGTCTACGGCCTGGGCCGGCACGCCACCAAGCAGTGGGCCTTCGACCCGGTCGCGGAGACCCGTACGGACCTGCCCGCACGCCCCGACGGCGTGCACCGCGGCTATGGCTCCGCCGTGCCGCTGCCCGCCGGAGTGCGCGGCCCGGACTCCGTACTGGTCCTCGGCGGCGACCGCGACGACCCCAACACCTACCGGCTCACGAGCGGCGGCGACTGGGAGAAGCAGCAGCCCCGCGCCTTCGGCCGGACGCAGGACGACACCCTGCTGCTCCCGGACGCGAGCCTGCTGACCGTCAACGGCGCCTACGGCATCCGGGACTACGGCAACGGCGACTACAACCCCAAGTCCGATCTGAAGTACCGGCAGATCGAGACCCGCAACGCGCTGGGCGAGTGGAAGCTGGGACCGGCGCAGCGGTTGCCGCGCGGCTACCACTCCAACGCCGTCGTCCTCCCGGACGGCCGGGTCATGGTCACCGGTGACGAGTTGCAGCAGCTCGCCAACGACCCGAAGATCGACGACGACATGAACGGCAGCATCGAGATCTTCGAGCCGTCCTACCTCCACCAGGGCGCCCGCCCGGCCCTCGACCGCGCCCCCGACGGGCCGCTGCGGTACGACACCGCCTTCACCGTGGGGACCTCCACGCCCGACCAGGTCAAGAAGGCCGTCCTGCTGGCCCCGACCACGGCGACGCACTCCCTCAACACCAGCCAGCGCCACCTGGAACTGGCCATTGTCAAGCGCCAGGGGAACAGCCTGCGCCTGCAGGCGCCGCCCTCGGCCAACGACGTCCCGCCCGGCTACTACATGCTCTTCCTGCTGGACGAGAACGGAGTGCCGAGCGCGGCCAAGTGGGTCTCCTTCCGCTGA
- a CDS encoding glyoxalase: MTSTETFTLEVADTEAADRFYTAFAPGVQVRLRASGAPTTGFRGFALSLTVPRPADVDALAGAALDAGATALKPPSKSFWGYGAVVQAPDGTIWKLATSAKRDAGPATGRIDDVVLLLGVADVSETKRFYVDRGLAVARSFGSKYVEFATPSSPFKLALYGRRALAKDVGVPIDGSGSHRLVIGGAGGPFTDPDGFAWEAAVPATTA, from the coding sequence ATGACCTCCACCGAAACCTTCACCCTCGAGGTGGCCGACACCGAGGCCGCCGACCGCTTCTACACCGCCTTCGCTCCGGGCGTGCAGGTCCGCCTGCGGGCCTCGGGGGCACCGACGACCGGCTTCCGCGGGTTCGCGCTCTCGCTCACCGTCCCCCGGCCGGCCGACGTGGACGCCCTCGCTGGCGCCGCCCTGGACGCGGGTGCCACCGCACTGAAGCCCCCCTCGAAGTCGTTCTGGGGCTACGGCGCGGTCGTACAGGCCCCGGACGGGACGATCTGGAAGCTCGCGACGTCGGCGAAGCGGGACGCCGGCCCGGCCACCGGGCGGATCGACGACGTCGTGCTCCTGCTGGGAGTCGCCGACGTGTCCGAGACCAAGCGGTTCTACGTCGACCGCGGCCTCGCCGTCGCCCGGAGCTTCGGCAGCAAGTACGTCGAGTTCGCCACCCCGTCGAGCCCCTTCAAGCTGGCGCTGTACGGGCGCCGCGCCCTGGCCAAGGACGTCGGCGTCCCGATCGACGGGTCCGGCTCCCACCGGCTCGTGATCGGCGGCGCCGGCGGGCCCTTCACCGACCCGGACGGCTTCGCGTGGGAAGCAGCGGTACCGGCCACCACCGCCTGA
- a CDS encoding MarR family winged helix-turn-helix transcriptional regulator, producing MKPIGYWLNRTDQALTASMDAALADFGLTRLGWQVLNAVKDDPRATDSAVRTALATGADTAALDSAVASVLAGGWVTRPRPEGLALTDDGRAHLAEVARRVADFRERSAAGITREEYVTAVTVLERMTRNLTGSPEGSAARP from the coding sequence ATGAAGCCCATCGGCTACTGGCTCAACCGCACGGACCAGGCCCTCACCGCGTCCATGGACGCGGCACTGGCCGACTTCGGCCTCACCCGGCTCGGCTGGCAGGTCCTCAATGCCGTCAAGGACGATCCGCGGGCCACCGACTCCGCCGTCCGGACCGCCCTGGCCACGGGCGCCGACACCGCGGCGCTGGACTCGGCCGTCGCCTCGGTGCTCGCCGGCGGCTGGGTGACCCGCCCGCGGCCGGAGGGCCTCGCCCTGACCGACGACGGCCGCGCCCACCTCGCCGAGGTGGCCCGCCGCGTGGCCGACTTCCGCGAACGGTCGGCGGCCGGGATCACGCGCGAGGAGTACGTCACCGCCGTCACCGTCCTGGAGCGCATGACCCGCAACCTCACCGGGTCGCCAGAGGGGTCCGCAGCTCGGCCGTGA
- a CDS encoding DUF1772 domain-containing protein, whose translation MRTRLLLGLALLSTGLLAGAFGYGAANLVPTFNAVPLDIRLSFHTELMKMNGITMQAAMGVSIVSSLTLTAVTRGRTRLLAGGAGLLALTSLLVTRFGNVPINGRIKEWAQGSAPVDHTEVLRHWEMFNDIRTATAVLAFALLISAALRAPARD comes from the coding sequence ATGCGCACACGCCTTCTGCTGGGCCTGGCCCTCCTCTCCACCGGACTCCTCGCCGGCGCGTTCGGATACGGAGCGGCCAACCTCGTTCCCACCTTCAACGCGGTACCGCTCGACATACGCCTGTCGTTCCACACCGAACTGATGAAGATGAACGGCATCACCATGCAGGCGGCGATGGGCGTGTCGATCGTCAGCTCGCTGACCCTCACCGCCGTGACGCGCGGCCGTACGCGGCTGCTCGCGGGCGGGGCCGGCCTGCTGGCGCTCACGTCCCTCCTGGTCACCCGGTTCGGCAACGTCCCGATCAACGGCCGGATCAAGGAGTGGGCGCAGGGCTCGGCCCCGGTCGATCACACGGAGGTCCTGCGCCACTGGGAGATGTTCAACGACATCCGCACCGCCACCGCAGTGCTCGCGTTCGCGCTCCTGATCTCCGCCGCCCTAAGGGCCCCGGCCCGCGACTGA
- a CDS encoding potassium channel family protein — protein MERNAADQRRRVLLGHLLRSVLSVALLTGLYYVAPLEGGFGITTVLTLVLGLAVFGLLTAWQINAVSRAQFPRMRALEAMATGVPLFLLLFSATYYLLATQDPASFSEPLSRTDSLYFTITTFATVGFGDIVATDQGSRVLVTAQMVADLILIGVIAKALVGAVKIGMHRRSSQTPDPDDEP, from the coding sequence ATGGAACGCAACGCAGCCGACCAGCGCCGCCGCGTCCTGCTGGGCCACCTCCTGCGCTCGGTGCTCTCGGTCGCCCTGCTCACGGGGCTCTACTACGTCGCGCCCCTGGAGGGCGGGTTCGGCATCACCACCGTCCTGACGCTCGTCCTCGGCCTGGCGGTGTTCGGCCTGCTGACGGCCTGGCAGATCAACGCCGTCTCGCGTGCCCAGTTCCCGCGGATGCGCGCCCTGGAGGCGATGGCCACCGGCGTACCGCTGTTCCTGTTGCTGTTCTCCGCGACGTACTACCTGCTCGCGACGCAGGACCCCGCTTCGTTCTCGGAGCCGCTGTCCCGCACGGACTCCCTCTACTTCACGATCACCACCTTCGCCACCGTGGGATTCGGGGACATCGTCGCCACCGACCAGGGCAGCCGGGTGCTGGTCACCGCCCAGATGGTCGCCGACCTGATCCTCATCGGAGTGATCGCCAAAGCACTCGTCGGCGCGGTCAAAATCGGCATGCACAGGCGCAGTTCGCAGACCCCCGACCCGGACGACGAGCCCTGA
- a CDS encoding alpha/beta fold hydrolase translates to MPEIELSAGVIEFTDTGGDGEVVVLVHGLGFDESVWDQVVQELRPDLRVVVPVLPIGSHRRPMRPDADLSAHGIAALLAEFLERLDLRDVTLVQNDAGTAQLLVGVRDERIGRLVLTSCEALDNYPPGIQGRTLHAAARVPGGLFLLLQSFRVPFLVRMGSSLGGMARQPIPYALVRRWYRPLLSRRAIRRDLAKFCRSTRKDTYLEAAEKLADFDRPALVAWGAEDRMMPPATGRRLAELLPQGRYVEIPGARTLVQLDNPGALCAELRRFIRETA, encoded by the coding sequence TTGCCCGAGATCGAACTGAGCGCAGGCGTCATCGAGTTCACCGACACGGGCGGCGACGGAGAGGTCGTGGTCCTCGTCCACGGACTCGGCTTCGACGAGTCGGTCTGGGACCAGGTGGTGCAGGAACTGCGGCCCGACTTAAGGGTGGTGGTGCCCGTACTGCCGATCGGCAGCCACCGCAGGCCGATGCGGCCGGACGCGGACCTCTCCGCACACGGGATCGCCGCGCTCCTGGCCGAGTTCCTGGAACGCCTCGACCTGCGCGACGTCACCCTGGTCCAGAACGACGCGGGCACGGCCCAGCTCCTGGTGGGCGTGCGCGACGAACGCATCGGCCGCCTGGTGCTCACCTCGTGCGAGGCCCTGGACAACTACCCGCCGGGCATCCAGGGCCGGACCCTGCACGCGGCCGCGCGCGTGCCGGGCGGCCTGTTCCTGCTGCTGCAGTCCTTCCGGGTCCCCTTCCTCGTGCGGATGGGGAGCTCGCTGGGCGGGATGGCGCGGCAGCCGATCCCGTACGCGCTGGTCCGACGCTGGTACCGGCCCCTGCTCAGCCGGCGTGCGATCCGTCGGGACCTCGCCAAGTTCTGCCGCAGCACCCGGAAGGACACCTACCTCGAGGCCGCGGAGAAGCTCGCGGACTTCGACCGGCCCGCGCTGGTCGCCTGGGGCGCCGAGGACCGCATGATGCCGCCCGCCACGGGCCGTCGGCTCGCCGAACTGCTGCCGCAGGGGCGGTACGTGGAGATCCCCGGGGCGCGCACGCTCGTCCAGCTGGACAATCCCGGGGCCCTCTGCGCGGAGTTGCGCCGTTTCATCCGGGAAACCGCTTGA
- a CDS encoding MarR family winged helix-turn-helix transcriptional regulator: MTKQEPATDEEVLDAVGPAFGKLRRSSLLEVENPISQKDLSRTLVLNIVLEAEQGDGREITVGAVAEYLAVDPSVASRMVSDSISAGYLVRAASQQDGRRTILHLSPEGRNMMDRFRRHQRAAFEYVTADWSERDRLDFARLMLRYVDCQNALRHR, encoded by the coding sequence ATGACCAAGCAAGAGCCGGCGACCGACGAGGAAGTGCTGGACGCCGTGGGCCCGGCGTTCGGGAAACTGCGGCGCTCCTCGCTCCTGGAGGTCGAGAACCCGATCTCGCAGAAGGACCTCAGCCGCACCCTGGTCCTCAACATCGTCCTGGAGGCCGAACAGGGCGACGGCCGCGAGATCACCGTCGGCGCCGTGGCCGAGTACCTGGCCGTCGACCCCTCGGTGGCCAGCCGCATGGTGTCCGACAGCATCTCGGCCGGCTACCTCGTCCGCGCCGCCTCCCAGCAGGACGGCCGCCGCACGATCCTTCACCTCAGCCCCGAGGGCCGGAACATGATGGACCGCTTCCGCCGGCACCAGCGCGCGGCCTTCGAGTACGTGACGGCCGACTGGAGCGAGCGCGACCGCCTCGACTTCGCCCGCCTCATGCTCAGGTACGTCGACTGCCAGAACGCGCTGCGCCACCGCTGA